A window of Sphingobacterium kitahiroshimense genomic DNA:
AAGAGGATCCAAAATTAAACTGGTGCAAGATATCGCCCGTATGGAAACTACCATTCAAATCCAATCTGGCTGTAAAATCCACAGGCTTTCCCTCCAGATTGGTCACTGCCGTGTAGATACCAGAAGCATATTGTCCATTGGTGATTCCTACATCAGTTGCATCGGTATATATGATGTAGGTATTATTCATATACTGCTCTTTGTAGGTATTCTGATAGGTCTCACTATAGCGTACATTAAAACCAATATTAGTCAAGAAACTATTGTCAATTCTATAATTGAGACGATTACCTATAGAAAAGTTATAAGCTTTATAGCGCAGTATGGTTGCCGTAGGATCATCCGGATCACGGCGTACATTATCCAGATGACGACCATAATCTGCTGTGAAGGTATTGGTAAAAGCACGGTCCTTTCCAGCGGCAGTACTCCACATCAGATTACTCCCCACACGGTCATACGATTTTAATTTATCGCGGTTATCATTATACGAACGTGTAAAATTACCCCCAAAAGTAAAAGCGCCAAGATTTTTTGTTTTAAACCCTTTTGTCAATCCGTATACCGTGGCATTATCACGAAGTTGCATATTAAAGTTGAAAGGAGTTCCACCCGCTACCCGATTGATAATAACAGCACCATTGGTCATATCCCCATATTTTGCGGAGGAAATACCAGCCACCACTTCCACACTCTCAATGTTGTCCGTCGCAATCTGACGTAAATCTGTTCCTCCAAACGTGTAATCACCGGTATATCGGTCGCCACGATCAGCACTCCCCATCAATCCCGATATTCCACCGCCCACATAAGAATTACCCATTCCGCTAATCCCTGGATTAAGCGTCTGCATATTGGCATTATTAGAAAGTGCTATACCATCCATAATCAAAGCAATACCAAACGAATTATTTAATGAAAAAGGATCTTTTGTCCCCAGAGAATTTGTCCCCATCGAAGCACTGCGCAGATTAGCTTGTTGCACCTGTTGTAAAGAAGGCGCGGCAATCTTCTGTCCAGGGACCAAACTCAACAGATCATTAAGACTGAGCGCTCCTGACTGCTCAATCACTTCGCGGTTTATATACAGCGAAGTATTACTTTCTAAATTCTGATTCGTACGCGGAGTTACTGAAATTTCCTCAAGTCCCACACTTAATAAGGGTAAGGTAACAGTCGATGCAACTGTCTGCTGTTTGTCCAGCGATAGGTTTAAGGTTGTCCCCTGCCTCCCGATCATCGAAAAACGGACTTCGGCAGATTTAAGACGGTGTGCCGGAAACTGGAATCTGAACGAACCATCTTGCTCGGTTAAAAAATATTGGTTTAGTTCTCTAAAGAATACCGAGACCAATGATAACGGTAGTCCTTCCTCATCAGTAACTTTACCCGTTAAAAGACCTACAGAACCGTTATTAATTAAAATATTTCGTCCCGACAACTTCATCTGTAGGTAGGTCTGTTGCTCCAGACTTTGTAAAATCTGAGTCAGAGAACCACTCATCTGTAAAGAAACCTTACGATTCAGATTGACGGTTTTTTCATCATATAGAAAAGTATAGCCCGATTGGTTTTCGATCTGCTCCAAAATAGATTTAAGCGACTGACTTTTACTTTCGACTTTAAGCTGTTGTGCAGTCACTGAAAATCCATGACAGGTCAGTGCGACACCAAGAAATAAAGAACGAACCCAGATTGCGCTGGGCTTATTATTGTTTTTCATATTATTTTTTACGGACAATTAAGGTGTTAGATTCAAGAGAGAAGTGATATGAGGTAGTTAAAGTTAATTTTTCCAGCACCTGTGCCAAGCTTTCATGTGCAATCGATCCAGAAAAATCAAGCTCTATACCTGCATCAGGTTGAAAAACAATACCATATTTACGCGCCAGCTGTGAACCAATTTCCGAATAACCTGCATGCTTAAAGTGTAGAATTCCTTCCATTGTTTCGCGTTCTTTGGCTCGATCAAAAGGTTCTATTGTATAAGTTCCCAAGGCTTTGTTATAAACAAATGCCTGTCCGGGCACAATCACCAGATGCATGCTCTCATTGGAGATTTCGACCTTTCCTGTAAATAAGGCAATCTTCGCTAATTTGTCTTCTTCAAAAGCATGAACATTAAATGAAGTTCCTAGCACTTTCACATCAAATTCACCAGCCTGGATAATAAATGGTTGGTCGGCATTATGTGCAACATCAAAGAAAGCTTCACCTTTTAGTGCAACCTTCCTTTCGCCTTCAGTAAATCTCTGAGGATAATTTAATGTCGAAGTAGGGCCTAATCGTACTTTTGTTCCGTCCATCAACTGCATGTTCATGTACTTACCTGCAGGCACTTTTTGTTCTAAAAATTCCACTGTTGCCATTGGGGATTGCAGCGGAACCTGTCTTTGCTGGTAGAAAAAGATTGAAATACCCAAAACAACCAGACATGCTGCGGCATAGGGCAACCATTTGCGAAACTGAAATAAGCGGTTCACATGCCATTCATCAATCGCTTGAGACAGACGCAATCTTTCCGTTGCAATCTCTTCCTCAGACGGCATAGCCTGGAGCTGTAAAATCAATGTTTTACTTTCTACGA
This region includes:
- a CDS encoding TonB-dependent receptor gives rise to the protein MKNNNKPSAIWVRSLFLGVALTCHGFSVTAQQLKVESKSQSLKSILEQIENQSGYTFLYDEKTVNLNRKVSLQMSGSLTQILQSLEQQTYLQMKLSGRNILINNGSVGLLTGKVTDEEGLPLSLVSVFFRELNQYFLTEQDGSFRFQFPAHRLKSAEVRFSMIGRQGTTLNLSLDKQQTVASTVTLPLLSVGLEEISVTPRTNQNLESNTSLYINREVIEQSGALSLNDLLSLVPGQKIAAPSLQQVQQANLRSASMGTNSLGTKDPFSLNNSFGIALIMDGIALSNNANMQTLNPGISGMGNSYVGGGISGLMGSADRGDRYTGDYTFGGTDLRQIATDNIESVEVVAGISSAKYGDMTNGAVIINRVAGGTPFNFNMQLRDNATVYGLTKGFKTKNLGAFTFGGNFTRSYNDNRDKLKSYDRVGSNLMWSTAAGKDRAFTNTFTADYGRHLDNVRRDPDDPTATILRYKAYNFSIGNRLNYRIDNSFLTNIGFNVRYSETYQNTYKEQYMNNTYIIYTDATDVGITNGQYASGIYTAVTNLEGKPVDFTARLDLNGSFHTGDILHQFNFGSSYNYSKNKGRGQIVDPTRPRNNTSVANGDNRSERYYDFSRLHAQNQIGLYAEDVFRTTIADRNLNVRLGTRLDLFEGYVTFSPRTNINYELTPDLRIGLAYGWGSKAPGLAQLYPGPVFYEIPLYQKTAVKDNGAVDEANSVYLLYVDKFTPDNSKLKPALSEQLEFSVAYEHRGFRAGVNVYSKRNYRDVYSEMSYTPIILPNYVDNPDPEAEVPYVTSGTKRHRLSRYTFVNGRTTKNQGVELMLSTPKWTAIETSLNLRGGITKSIYRPVQNFRNFTNNTNNPNYAVTGLYPVFERSTWTSNAAITSSTHIPKAKLLLNFTTEFNILNRTNTQATDGIPLGYFTENGVYREINEFDEKNIDYKHLLIPIEEVRNQNQPGVYTNFHLNLSKEISKRLILTFHVYNVFNYRPQYKRSDNTMVIPNDKPSYGAQLRLKL
- a CDS encoding FecR family protein is translated as MVNPTIEKLICDPSFIDYCLDHESENFVYWQKWIAENPQYEHLIVESKTLILQLQAMPSEEEIATERLRLSQAIDEWHVNRLFQFRKWLPYAAACLVVLGISIFFYQQRQVPLQSPMATVEFLEQKVPAGKYMNMQLMDGTKVRLGPTSTLNYPQRFTEGERKVALKGEAFFDVAHNADQPFIIQAGEFDVKVLGTSFNVHAFEEDKLAKIALFTGKVEISNESMHLVIVPGQAFVYNKALGTYTIEPFDRAKERETMEGILHFKHAGYSEIGSQLARKYGIVFQPDAGIELDFSGSIAHESLAQVLEKLTLTTSYHFSLESNTLIVRKK